The following coding sequences lie in one Mus musculus strain C57BL/6J chromosome 11, GRCm38.p6 C57BL/6J genomic window:
- the Krt10 gene encoding keratin, type I cytoskeletal 10 isoform X1, whose protein sequence is MSVLYSSSSKQFSSSRSGGGGGGGSVRVSSTRGSLGGGYSSGGFSGGSFSRGSSGGGCFGGSSGGYGGFGGGGSFGGGYGGSSFGGGYGGSSFGGGSFGGGGSFGGGSFGGGSYGGGFGGGGFGGDGGSLLSGNEKVTMQNLNDRLASYMDKVRALEESNYELEGKIKEWYEKHGNSSQREPRDYSKYYKTIEDLKGQILTLTTDNANVLLQIDNARLAADDFRLKYENEVTLRQSVEADINGLRRVLDELTLSKSDLEMQIESLNEELAYLKKNHEEEMRDLQNVSTGDVNVEMNAAPGVDLTQLLNNMRNQYEQLAEKNRKDAEEWFNQKSKELTTEIDSNIEQMSSHKSEITELRRTVQGLEIELQSQLALKQSLEASLAETEGRYCVQLSQIQSQISALEEQLQQIRAETECQNAEYQQLLDIKTRLENEIQTYRSLLEGEGSSSGGGGGRGGGSHGGSYGGSSGGGSYGGSSGGGGSYGGSSGGGGSYGGGSSGGGSHGGSSGGGYGGGSSSGGAGGHGGSSGGGYGGGSSSGGQGGSGGFKSSGGGDQSSKGPRSAETSWDTNKTKVIRTIIEEVTPEGRVLSSMIESETKKHFY, encoded by the exons ATGTCTGTTCTATACAGCTCCAGCAGCAAGCAGTTCTCTTCCTCCCGCAGTGGAGGAGGAGGCGGTGGTGGATCCGTCAGGGTTTCCAGCACCAGGGGCTCTCTTGGTGGAGGGTATAGCTCAGGAGGCTTCAGCGGTGGCTCTTTTAGccgtgggagctctgggggaggttgCTTTGGGGGCTCATCAGGTGGTTACGGAGGTtttggaggaggaggcagctttGGGGGAGGCTATGGAGGAAGCAGCTTTGGGGGAGGCTATGGAGGTAGCAGTTTTGGGGGTGGCAGCTTCGGTGGAGGTGGCAGCTTCGGTGGAGGCAGCTTTGGTGGCGGTAGCTATGGAGGAGGCTTTGGCGGTGGTGGATTCGGAGGAGATGGTGGCAGCCTTCTCTCCGGAAACGAGAAGGTGACCATGCAGAACCTGAACGACCGCCTGGCCTCCTACATGGACAAAGTCCGGGCTCTGGAAGAGTCAAACTACGAGCTGGAGGGTAAAATCAAGGAGTGGTACGAGAAGCATGGCAACTCAAGCCAGCGAGAGCCCCGGGACTACAGCAAATACTACAAAACCATCGAGGACCTTAAGGGGCAG ATCCTCACCCTGACAACTGACAATGCCAACGTGCTGCTGCAGATTGACAATGCCCGCCTGGCAGCTGATGACTTCAGGCTGAA ATACGAGAATGAGGTGACCCTGCGCCAGAGCGTGGAGGCCGACATCAATGGCCTGCGCAGGGTACTGGATGAGCTGACCCTTAGCAAGTCTGACCTGGAAATGCAGATCGAAAGTCTGAACGAAGAGCTGGCCTACCTAAAGAAGAACCACGAAGAG GAAATGAGAGACCTTCAAAATGTGTCCACTGGTGATGTGAATGTGGAAATGAACGCTGCCCCAGGGGTTGACCTGACTCAGCTGCTGAACAACATGAGAAACCAATACGAACAACTTGCAGAAAAGAATCGCAAGGATGCTGAAGAGTGGTTCAATCAGAAG AGCAAGGAACTCACCACAGAAATCGACAGCAACATTGAACAAATGTCCAGCCATAAGTCTGAAATCACTGAATTGAGACGTACTGTTCAGGGTCTGGAGATTGAACTACAGTCCCAGCTGGCCCTG AAACAATCGCTGGAAGCCTCCTTGGCAGAAACAGAAGGTCGCTACTGCGTGCAGCTCTCCCAGATTCAAAGCCAGATCTCCGCCCTGGAGGAACAGCTGCAACAGATTCGGGCTGAGACCGAGTGCCAGAACGCCGAGTACCAACAACTCCTAGACATCAAGACCCGACTGGAGAACGAGATTCAGACCTACCGCAGCCTGctagaaggagagggaag CTccagcggtggcggcggcggaCGCGGCGGCGGCAGCCACGGCGGTAGCTACGGCGGAAGCTCCGGTGGCGGAAGCTACGGCGGAAGTtccggcggcggcggcagctACGGCGGAAGTtccggcggcggcggcagctACGGCGGCGGAAGCTCCGGGGGCGGTAGCCACGGAGGCAGTTCCGGTGGCGGCTACGGCGGCGGAAGTTCCAGCGGTGGTGCTGGTGGTCACGGCGGCAGTTCCGGTGGCGGCTACGGCGGCGGAAGTTCCAGCGGAGGCCAGGGCGGAAGCGGAGGTTTCAAGTCTTCCGGTGGCGGCGACCAATCATCTAAAGGACCAAGGTCAGCTGAAACTAGCTGGG ATACTAACAAAACCAAAGTGATCAGGACGATTATTGAGGAGGTGACACCTGAGGGTAGAGTCCTTTCGTCTATGATTGAATCAGAAACCAAGAAACACTTCTATTAA
- the Krt10 gene encoding keratin, type I cytoskeletal 10: MSVLYSSSSKQFSSSRSGGGGGGGSVRVSSTRGSLGGGYSSGGFSGGSFSRGSSGGGCFGGSSGGYGGFGGGGSFGGGYGGSSFGGGYGGSSFGGGSFGGGGSFGGGSFGGGSYGGGFGGGGFGGDGGSLLSGNEKVTMQNLNDRLASYMDKVRALEESNYELEGKIKEWYEKHGNSSQREPRDYSKYYKTIEDLKGQILTLTTDNANVLLQIDNARLAADDFRLKYENEVTLRQSVEADINGLRRVLDELTLSKSDLEMQIESLNEELAYLKKNHEEEMRDLQNVSTGDVNVEMNAAPGVDLTQLLNNMRNQYEQLAEKNRKDAEEWFNQKSKELTTEIDSNIEQMSSHKSEITELRRTVQGLEIELQSQLALKQSLEASLAETEGRYCVQLSQIQSQISALEEQLQQIRAETECQNAEYQQLLDIKTRLENEIQTYRSLLEGEGSSSGGGGGRGGGSHGGSYGGSSGGGSYGGSSGGGGSYGGSSGGGGSYGGGSSGGGSHGGSSGGGYGGGSSSGGAGGHGGSSGGGYGGGSSSGGQGGSGGFKSSGGGDQSSKGPRY, translated from the exons ATGTCTGTTCTATACAGCTCCAGCAGCAAGCAGTTCTCTTCCTCCCGCAGTGGAGGAGGAGGCGGTGGTGGATCCGTCAGGGTTTCCAGCACCAGGGGCTCTCTTGGTGGAGGGTATAGCTCAGGAGGCTTCAGCGGTGGCTCTTTTAGccgtgggagctctgggggaggttgCTTTGGGGGCTCATCAGGTGGTTACGGAGGTtttggaggaggaggcagctttGGGGGAGGCTATGGAGGAAGCAGCTTTGGGGGAGGCTATGGAGGTAGCAGTTTTGGGGGTGGCAGCTTCGGTGGAGGTGGCAGCTTCGGTGGAGGCAGCTTTGGTGGCGGTAGCTATGGAGGAGGCTTTGGCGGTGGTGGATTCGGAGGAGATGGTGGCAGCCTTCTCTCCGGAAACGAGAAGGTGACCATGCAGAACCTGAACGACCGCCTGGCCTCCTACATGGACAAAGTCCGGGCTCTGGAAGAGTCAAACTACGAGCTGGAGGGTAAAATCAAGGAGTGGTACGAGAAGCATGGCAACTCAAGCCAGCGAGAGCCCCGGGACTACAGCAAATACTACAAAACCATCGAGGACCTTAAGGGGCAG ATCCTCACCCTGACAACTGACAATGCCAACGTGCTGCTGCAGATTGACAATGCCCGCCTGGCAGCTGATGACTTCAGGCTGAA ATACGAGAATGAGGTGACCCTGCGCCAGAGCGTGGAGGCCGACATCAATGGCCTGCGCAGGGTACTGGATGAGCTGACCCTTAGCAAGTCTGACCTGGAAATGCAGATCGAAAGTCTGAACGAAGAGCTGGCCTACCTAAAGAAGAACCACGAAGAG GAAATGAGAGACCTTCAAAATGTGTCCACTGGTGATGTGAATGTGGAAATGAACGCTGCCCCAGGGGTTGACCTGACTCAGCTGCTGAACAACATGAGAAACCAATACGAACAACTTGCAGAAAAGAATCGCAAGGATGCTGAAGAGTGGTTCAATCAGAAG AGCAAGGAACTCACCACAGAAATCGACAGCAACATTGAACAAATGTCCAGCCATAAGTCTGAAATCACTGAATTGAGACGTACTGTTCAGGGTCTGGAGATTGAACTACAGTCCCAGCTGGCCCTG AAACAATCGCTGGAAGCCTCCTTGGCAGAAACAGAAGGTCGCTACTGCGTGCAGCTCTCCCAGATTCAAAGCCAGATCTCCGCCCTGGAGGAACAGCTGCAACAGATTCGGGCTGAGACCGAGTGCCAGAACGCCGAGTACCAACAACTCCTAGACATCAAGACCCGACTGGAGAACGAGATTCAGACCTACCGCAGCCTGctagaaggagagggaag CTccagcggtggcggcggcggaCGCGGCGGCGGCAGCCACGGCGGTAGCTACGGCGGAAGCTCCGGTGGCGGAAGCTACGGCGGAAGTtccggcggcggcggcagctACGGCGGAAGTtccggcggcggcggcagctACGGCGGCGGAAGCTCCGGGGGCGGTAGCCACGGAGGCAGTTCCGGTGGCGGCTACGGCGGCGGAAGTTCCAGCGGTGGTGCTGGTGGTCACGGCGGCAGTTCCGGTGGCGGCTACGGCGGCGGAAGTTCCAGCGGAGGCCAGGGCGGAAGCGGAGGTTTCAAGTCTTCCGGTGGCGGCGACCAATCATCTAAAGGACCAAG ATACTAA